From a region of the Besnoitia besnoiti strain Bb-Ger1 chromosome I, whole genome shotgun sequence genome:
- a CDS encoding Ctr copper transporter family protein (encoded by transcript BESB_004420), translating to MATSRSLTNGGMNASATWHRGTALESRPKLGTTCRLSSRVSSNASWRTKVVLLGLFLAMAAQPVLGKLSIDGLPLPMAFDVSNHALFLFEDWPTVTQGEFVLACIGTCVFGFVSIILKVIRRYVERDLVAKEDAGKTKLLFGCFPVYANSVRFVVAFVSYTWDYMLMLLAMTFNVGIFLSMLLGFALGFLFLGDLLSIDVPRPFKACMCEHPPTARCQGGIASAEMKTAQHVEKFAASNSGEGSTRAAKTLDTEQTQESSVPTSP from the coding sequence ATGGCAACCTCACGGTCGTTGACAAATGGTGGAATGAACGCCTCCGCTACGTGGCATCGAGGGACGGCGCTCGAGTCTCGCCCGAAGCTGGGCACCACTTGCCGGCTCTCGTCTCGTGTCTCGTCGAACGCAAGCTGGCGTACGAAGGTGGTCCTGCTGGGACTTTTCCTCGCGATGGCAGCTCAGCCTGTGTTGGGTAAGCTCAGCATTGACGGCCTTCCGCTGCCAATGGCATTTGATGTGTCTAACCACGCGCTGTTCCTTTTCGAGGACTGGCCAACGGTCACCCAAGGGGAGTTCGTGTTGGCGTGTATCGGAACATGTGTCTTTGGTTTTGTATCCATTATTCTTAAAGTCATTCGGCGATACGTGGAACGGGACCTCGTCGCTAAAGAGGATGCTGGAAAGACAAAGCTGCTTTTCGGCTGCTTCCCCGTGTACGCGAACAGCGTGCGTTTTGTTGTCGCGTTTGTCAGTTACACGTGGGACTACATGCTCATGCTCCTTGCAATGACCTTCAACGTGGGCATCTTTCTGAGCATGCTCTTGGGATTTGCACTCGGTTTCTTATTTCTTGGAGATTTACTGAGTATCGATGTGCCTCGTCCGTTCAAGGCCTGTATGTGTGAGCATCCGCCCACTGCTCGATGCCAAGGCGGCATTGCAAGTGCAGAAATGAAGACCGCTCAACACGTCGAGAAGTTTGCGGCATCGAATAGCGGTGAGGGATCCACGAGGGCGGCGAAAACCTTGGATACTGAGCAGACTCAGGAATCCAGTGTTCCCACAAGTCCGTAG
- a CDS encoding AP2 domain transcription factor AP2XII-6 (encoded by transcript BESB_004430) yields the protein MSSGGTQGYTGQAPEGLDDCDYFSRKQRLLAVLFRSVVTGPVALEAARTHLGCDVLAACTGVARVKTSNTHSPLKASAPTVKGGSCRCTEATGYRTAQKSRAVPRSGGARRQNADEDPKDKNGLTRLHAAECRGTATVPSPNGSVGLQSGNDGGRKRKLYDEELPVGVYFHQQKYVANWVDPKTRRQIKVCFPIDVWGDAPARSMAVIARRQRCTDVSEVEGLFKIAKGDRSTSPHRSLPKENVMHASSSSANSPLAPSLEEAVHLDNQETRVQRLVANSA from the coding sequence ATGTCGTCCGGAGGCACACAGGGGTACACAGGGCAAGCTCCTGAAGGCCTTGACGATTGCGACTACTTCTCACGGAAACAAAGGCTGCTCGCGGTTCTTTTCCGGTCTGTTGTCACCGGGCCAGTCGCACTCGAAGCTGCCCGAACACACCTGGGGTGCGACGTTCTGGCAGCTTGTACCGGTGTCGCCAGAGTCAAAACGTCGAATACGCACTCTCCCTTAAAAGCGAGCGCCCCGACGGTGAAAGGAGGGTCCTGTCGCTGTACGGAAGCTACTGGATACCGCACTGCGCAAAAATCAAGAGCTGTTCCGCGTagtggcggcgctcgccggcagAATGCAGACGAGGACCCGAAGGACAAAAACGGCTTGACACGCCTTCATGCCGCTGAGTGTAGGGGCACAGCGACGGTCCCTTCGCCTAATGGATCGGTTGGGCTACAGTCTGGCAATGACGGAGGGCGCAAAAGAAAGCTCTATGACGAAGAGCTCCCCGTGGGCGTTTACTTTCATCAGCAGAAATATGTTGCCAACTGGGTAGATCCGAAAACCCGCAGACAGATTAAAGTGTGCTTCCCCATCGACGTATGGGGAGATGCTCCAGCGCGCAGCATGGCCGTTATCGCCCGGCGTCAGCGATGCACGGACGTCAGCGAGGTGGAAGGTCTTTTCAAGATTGCGAAGGGGGACAGAAGCACGTCACCTCACAGAAGTTTACCGAAGGAGAACGTTATGCACGCTTCCAGCTCTTCTGCGAACAGCCCActggcgccgtcgctcgaaGAAGCCGTGCATCTGGACAATCAAGAAACACGGGTGCAGCGCCTCGTTGCCAATAGCGCCTAA
- a CDS encoding bifunctional dihydrofolate reductase-thymidylate synthase (encoded by transcript BESB_004440), producing MTPTVSVIAAMTPKRGIGMNNNLPWPRLRVDFKHFSRVTTMTCRPCGGFATKLAKMGEAGVPSPALAGKRVNAVVMGRKTWESIPPKHRPLTDRLNVIVSSTLKEEDLNAEKTQAGEVSRVRVCPSLPAALRLLEEEYEDSVDQIFVVGGAALYAAALSLGIVSHIYVTRVARDFPCDVFFPSFPGDEILANKPAAAASAASPAPVFVPFCPERGSERGNEATYCPIFISKTYSEHGVPYDFVILEKRNTHDSAATADADQVSQNRACSSRGGETTSEGDASLSLAAAAAAPVLAWMAEEEAANNEKKEIIQAVPHVRFRHHEEFQYLDLIADIINTGVSMDDRTGVGTISKFGCTMRYSLDKTFPLLTTKRVFWKGVLEELLWFIRGDTNANHLSEKGVKIWDKNVTREFLDSRNLPHREVGDIGPGYGFQWRHFGAAYKDMHTDYTGQGIDQLKIIIDRLRTNPTDRRMLMTAWNPAALDEMALPPCHLLSQFYVNDKKELSCIMYQRSCDVGLGVPFNIASYSLLTLMVAHVCGLKPKEFVHVMGNTHVYSTHVEALKEQLKREPRPFPVVRILNTERIKEIDDFKAEDFEVVGYVPHGRIQMEMAV from the exons ATGACGCCAACCGTGTCTGTGATCGCGGCGATGACCCCGAAGAGGGGCATCGGGATGAACAACAACCTTCCCTGGCCTCGCTTGCGGGTCGATTTCAAACACTTTTCGCGCGTAACAACGATGACCTGCCGCCCGTGCGGAGGCTTCGCCACGAAGCTCGCCAAGATGGGTGAAGCGGGAGTCCCCTCTCCGGCCCTCGCTGGCAAGAGAGTCAACGCCGTTGTCATGGGAAGGAAAACGTGGGAAAGCATTCCGCCGAAGCATAGACCCCTCACTGACAGACTTAACGTTATCGTTTCTTCTACCCT CAAAGAAGAGGACTtgaacgcagaaaaaacacaAGCTGGGGAGGtcagccgcgtgcgcgtctgcccctccctccctgcagcgctgcgcctgcttgaGGAGGAGTACGAAGACTCTGTTGACCAGATTTTTGTCGTCG gaggagctgcgctgTATGCGGCTGCTCTCTCGTTGGGCATCGTCTCGCACATCTACGTGACGCGCGTTGCACGGGACTTCCCCTGTGACGTCTTCTTCCCTTCCTTTCCCGGAGACGAGATCCTCGCGAACAagcccgcggctgctgcatctgcggcgtctccggcgcctgtGTTCGTTCCGTTCTGCCCCGAGCGCGGCTCCGAGAGAGGCAACGAAGCGACCTACTGCCCCATCTTCATCTCGAAGACCTACTCGGAGCACGGGGTCCCTTACGACTTTGTCATTCTCGAGAAGAGAAACACGCacgacagcgccgcgaccgcggatGCTGACCAAGTGAGCCAGAACAGagcgtgcagcagcaggggcGGAGAGACTACCAGCGAAG GGGACGCGAGTCTCTCTttggctgctgcagcggccgcgccggtcCTAGCGTGGatggcggaggaagaggcagctaacaacgagaagaaagaaatcATTCAGGCTGTGCCTCACGTCCGCTTCAGACACCACGAGGAGTTTCAGTACCTCGACCTCATCGCGGACATCATCAACACCGGCGTCAGCATGGACGACCGCACGG GCGTCGGTACGATTTCCAAGTTCGGCTGCACCATGCGCTACTCGCTGGATAAGACTTTTCCGCTGCTTACCACGAAGCGTGTCTTTTGGAAAGG AGtcctcgaggagctgctcTGGTTCATTCGCGGTGACACGAACGCCAACCACCTGTCTGAGAAAGGCGTGAAG ATCTGGGACAAGAACGTCACGCGCGAGTTCCTAGACTCGCGAAATCTGCCTCATCGCGAAGTCGGCGATATCGGCCCGGGCTACGGCTTCCAGTGGAGACACTTTGGGGCAGCGTACAAGGACATGCACACCGACTATACAG GCCAGGGTATTGATCAACTGAAGATCATCATCGACCGACTGCGGACAAACCCGACGGACCGCCGCATGCTCATGACGGCTTGGAATCCTGCAG CCCTGGACGAGATGGCGCTGCCGCCATGTCACCTGCTGTCTCAGTTTTACGTGAACGACAAAAAGGAGCTCTCCTGCATCATGTATCAGCGCTCCTGCGACGTCGGGCTCGGCGTTCCATTCAACATCGCCTCCTACTCGCTGCTCACGCTGATGGTCGCCCACGTCTGCGGCCTGAAGCCCAAGGAGTTCGTCCACGTCATGGGCAACACGCACGTCTACTCCACCCACGTGGAGGCGCTGAAGGAGCAGCTCaagcgagagccgcggcccTTCCCGGTGGTCAGGATCCTGAACACGGAACGCATCAAG GAGATCGATGACTTCAAGGCGGAAGACTTCGAGGTTGTGGGCTACGTGCCTCACGGCCGCATTCAGATGGAGATGGCGGTCTGA